Below is a genomic region from Pedobacter cryoconitis.
TTCGATGGCCTGAATGGAAGTTTCATAATCTTCCAGCCCGTAGGTTTCAATATAGTCCGGCAAAAATATGTAGGCCAGCAGCTGTTCTCCCGTTTGCTGTTTTTTAAGCTGATGAATCAGGGAAGATAGATGCTGAATGGCTTCCGGATAACCGGAAGGCAGAAACTGATGAATGACCAATGTGGTATGGTGCATCCGCTGCTTAAGTTCCATAGCAGTGAACCCTTCCACATTGATCAGTTCAATAAATCTTTTTTTATTGAATTCAGGGTTTAGCTGAATCAGGGTGTCGGCTAATTTATTATAAAAGGGAACGGAATATATATCTTTTAATAAGCTCATTTAATTTAATCTTCTTTTTTTCTGACACCACTAAGGTCGAACTGATTGTTGATGTTACCAACCAGATTAGCGTCATCTTTTTTAAGCAGGTTCATTTCTACCTGACCGCTGCTATGGTCAAATGTAACCGTAACCGTAGAATCTTTTAAGGTAACTGTTTTAAAAGGCATCTCTTTTTTCTCTGTTACGCTGGTGATACTGCCGGCCAGCTGACCATCTTTCAATTCAAACTTTACCAGGGCATCTGTATTGCCGTTGGGAAGTCCTTTAATTAAGATATTCCACTGACCAACAAAATAATTGTCATTTTTTTGAGCTGATGCAGCACTGGTCAGTAATAACAGGACTACAAAAGAGAACATAAAGCTTAATTTCTTCATAATTGTCTGATTAAATGTTTTCTTTAAATATAAATAATAATCAGTCAAACGAAAGAAGCCGGTCCCTGTCTTTTTATGAACATTCGAACCGGCTTCTGATGAAGGTGTTTTTTGTATTATCCGACTAATTCAACCGCTTTATTAAGGCTATTTAATTCATCAGGATTCAAGGTGATATCCATTGTTTTTGCATTGTCAATTGCTTGTGCAGCATTTCTTGAACCTGCAAGTACAATGCTAACACCCGGTTGCAGGGTAGTCCATCTTAACACGACTTGTGCAACTGTTGCATTTTTGCTTGCTGCAATTGGCTCAATCGTCTGTAAAAGTGCTTTTACTTTTTCAGGATTAAACTGACCAAAATAACCGTTACGGTGATCATTGGATTTAAGTTTGGCATCTTTGAAATATTTACCAGTTAATAACCCTCTTTCCAGCGGACTGTATACAATGATACCAATATTGTTTTCTACTGTATAAGGAACAATTTCTTTTTCAATTGCTCTGTTCAGCATACTGTAAGATATCTGGTTTGAAGCCAGACTGATTGTTTTTTGTGCTTCTTTTAGCTGATCAAGGCTATAATTACTCACACCAGCTGCTCTGATTTTACCTTGCGCTATCAATTGATCAAGCGCTTCCATGGTTTCATCAATAGGGGTAGTTGCATCAGGCCAGTGCAATTGTAAAAGGTCGATATAATCAGTTCCTAAACGTTTCAATCCTTCTTCTACCTCTTTAATGATATTACTTTTTGAGGCATATTTATAAACTGGTATACTTTTACCATCTGCCCCTGCATCGAAAAAGAATTCTCCTTTGCCATTGTTACTGCCATCCCAAACCAATCCGAATTTATTCAGTAACTGGATTTTCGAACGATCTCTTCCTTTAATTGCTTCACCAATCAGCTCCTCACTTAACCCGAATCCGTAAAACGGTGCAGTATCGATACTGGTTACTCCATGATCCAGTGAAGCATGAATCGCATCAATTGAATCTTGTTTTTCATTTCCGCCCCACATGGTCCCGCCAATAGCGAAAGCACCATGGGTGATTGCTGATAAGTTTAATTCTGTATTTCCTAATTTTCTGTATTCCATAATTATATAGTATAACCACTATCAGGAGCAAGCATTTAGCCTGCTCTTTTGGTGATATGTATGATGGGTGCACCATCTAGTATTGTTGCAGCATCTGCTGCGAATTTTTTAATATGAGGGGTTACATTGTGTAAATCCCAATCTTCCTTGCTTGTCCATTCTTCATGGAAGATAAACAGGTTTGGATCTTCCTGAGCCTGGTGCAGATCATATTGCAGACAAGCAGCTTCACTTTTTGATCCTGAAACCAAAGTTTTTAAAATCGCTTTTAATTGTTCAGCGTTTCCTGGTGTACTTTTAATTATTGCTGTTAGATAAAAACTCATATTCTTGTTTTTGATTAATGAAGGTATTAGTTAAATGTTCCTGATATAATTTCATATCATTGACAATATCAGCATTCTTCTCTACATCGTGAAAATGGATGCCAGGCAATGGTTTCATACCTGTAAAAGCATTCATGCGGTGAAAGCCAAATAGTACACCATCATCTACGCTGCGCTGGCCAAAAAATTCACCAGGCAATGTGAAAGCAGTAGCCGGTGCATTCCACGAAGAAGTCACCATATATTTTTTGCCATGTAAAGAACCACCAGTCCCGTAATTAATATTTGGATTAGCTGAAGAACGGCCGTCGCTTCTGTAAATCCCTTTCTGATGACCTTCAGTAAAGACTACGTCAATATATTTTTTTAAGCCATTAGGTACCTGGAACCACCAGATAGGAGTATGGTAAATGACTACATCTGCCCACACATAGTTTTCTACTTCCTGTGCAGGATCATATTCGTCGTTAATATCGGTTGACCTGATTTCAAATCCAGGCTGACTTTTAAAGAAGTTTAGTGTTGCATTGAAAATTGTGTTGTTAAAACGACCTCCGGAGTGTCCGAAAACTTGTCCTCCGTTAATCACAAATATTTTTTGATTTTCCATTTTGCAGATCTTTTAATTTCTAAGACAAAATTAAGTCTTCTGCTGGTCTCATTAAAATAGTATGAATCATAGTAATGTATCATAATTATAATACAATGCCTGCTTGCTGATCTGCTATAGTCAGCTTGTCGGCCGGGAGGGTATACTAATTTACATCATCGTATTGATCCGGATACCCGCTTTGATCAGTGCCATCGCTTTAACGTATTCCATGCTGATGTCTTTTGGGGCATATGTGGTGTTATGGCTGATTAACCGGATATAATCTTCTCCTTTTTCCGAATGATGAACATATCTGAGTAGAGTAGTATCATCTCCATCTATATGAATTGATAACAAATACATCTCTCCATAATAGATCCCTTCTTTCAGGTTATTTACCTTTTTATAAATGACAATGTCGCCACTTTTTAAAAGGGGATACATGCTTTCTCCAAGAATATAGAGGGCGCCGTCACTTTTTGGGAGTTTAGGGATCTGGATATAATCAATGATATTTGGCGGCTGATTAAAAAAATCAAACAGGTTTCCGGCAGGGTTCATTTCATAAAGGGGAATTCCCTGGTGATGCTGAAGGTTATTGCTGATTCCTGCTGCGGGTGGATATACTCCTGCCACCACCGGATACGTTAAAGAAACATCAGCATCCTTTTTAACCTTTTTCATTTCTCCTGAATCATTAAACATCCATTCGAAACTAATGTCAAGATCGTTGCATAACTTCACGATGAATTCCACTTTAGGAACAATTTTACTCCTGTAATTCCTGATGTTGGCTTCGTTTGTTCCCAGGGCAGCGGCGAATTTTGAATTGTTATCCTCAAAATAAGTCACAGCTATCTCGTTGATCTTTTTAATTATATCCATTTTGATAAAAAGAAGTTATCCGGCTGTAAAGATTGCATAAAAAGAATAATTATAGCTGATTTTGCCTGGCAAAATAATTAGCAATTGTCTGGAATGCCCCCTTAAATTGACTTTTTAGGCAAGCAATAGTATATAGCTTATCTATTTATCTTTAGTATAGATTTTAAACATAACTTATGGAAACAATTCTTTTGGATACAGACCGGACATTGACTACGCTATTACAGGTTGTTTCTTCGTTCGATGAAGAAGAGCTCAATAAAATCCCTTTCTCTGATAGCTGGACTGCGGGACAAGTAGTGCAGCATCTTATTCTCGCTAATACAGGATTTATTGAAGTGATGCAGGGACCGGTAAAAGATGCCGACCGGGAACCAGATCAGCTGGTTGCGCAGATCAGAGCTGATTTCCTGAATTTCGATACTAAAATGAAATCTCCTGATTTTATACTGCCACTGCCCATCAGTTATAGTAAACAAAGGCAGCTGGGGACGCTGGAAAATATCAAAAGCAGTTTAATCAATTTGATACAGACTATGGAACTTGATAAAATATGCTTGACATTTGAGTTGCCCGGATATGGCTTTTTAACCCGTATCGAAGCTATATATTTTGTGAATTACCATAGCCAGCGGCATACACATCAACTCAACAATATCTATCAGTATTTATCAGAGGTATAGCAAGAATTTTAACCCTATTCTTTTATCTTAGCAAAAATCGCGGATAAATAATTCTACAGATGAAATTGAAAGATGAAGGGGAAGAGCAGCAGCAAAGGAAAACAATGTTCCTTTTAGGCTACCAGTTCTGGGTGAAGATAGCAGCTGTATTTCTATTCTTTGGTGTGGGCGCATGGCTGTATTCCAGCCAGTTTTCTACACAAGAACTCCTCTTTCTGACCAAAGACACCGTTCAGGCAGATACTTTAACCGACGGATCAGTCATTGTACTGAATAAACAAAGTTTATTACGTTATCCCGAAAAATTCAGAGGAGCCCGGCGTCAGGTTTGGTTAACTAAAGGAGAAGCTTTCTTTACGGTTGCACCAGATCCGGAAAAGCCATTTATCATTCATACGGGCAGTACCACAATCAAAGTAGCCGGAGCATCCTTAAATGTGAAAAACAGAAAAGGTAGTATAGCGGTCATTGTCGGCAAGGGAACTGTTCAGGTGAGTAAAAGTGGTAAAACAGTCACCCTGAATGCCGGAGAAAAGGTATTGATCAGGCAAAGTAGTACGCAATTGTTGAAGGAAAACAATACCGATCAGCTTTATTCTTATTACCGGAGTGGTGGATTTATCGCTGAGGGTGTGCCGTTATGGAGAATGGTTGAAGTTTTAAATGAAGTTTATAACAGTAATATCAGCATTGACAACAAAGGGGCGAAAAACAGATTATTAACCGGAACTCTTAAAAATGTATCTCTGGAAGCCGTTCTGGCTGCAATTTGCCGGAATACCAATCTCTCTGTCAAAAGAAAAAACAATCAGATTATCCTTTACTAAACATTTTCCTGCACTCTTATTTTTCACCTTTTACCGGCTGTGAAAGGAAATATGGCCTTGGCGTAAAGAACAAGTGTTGAAACTGTGTTGAATAGTGCCTTGAAATGACCTTGGAATGAGGTTGGAATGACGTTGGAATGACCTTGCAATGACCACAGTCATTCCAACCTCATTTCAAGGTCGTTATAATGTCGTTCCAATGCACTCCAGTGGCACTTCTCTTCCAGTTTGGTACTGAATTACCTGGCCCTGACAGTAAATTGTGCTGGTTTTGTTTTACTTCATGTGCTCATCACAGGTCAGGGAATTAAATCTGTCGCGGACAGCCCTGTAAATTGCCCTGTTTAACCCCGGTACATTCCAGTTAATATGCTCAACTTAGGGTAATGAATTATCAGTCAATTTAACCTTAAGCTTATGGCAATGTTTAAAGATGTGAATGCATTCAGTGGTTTCTCCGTAAAGGAGATAGCGGAGGCGATCAAATTCTACAGAGATACACTGGGATTGGAAATTTCCCAGACCATGGGGCAGTTAGTATTGCATATTGCAGGCGGAGGAACTGTATTCGTTTATGCTAAACCTAATCATGTTCCGGCAACTTTTACCGTTCTTAATTTTCCGGTGATCAACCTACAGGACTCTATGAATGAGTTGCGCAAAAGAGGAATAGAATTTATCATTTACAAAGAAGAAGGCTTTGAAACTGATGATCTGGGGGTATTTCATGGCGGTGGGCCAAAAATAGCCTGGTTTAAAGATCCGTCCGGCAATATCTTATCCGTTTTGGAGAAAGCTGATGCGGATAAAAACTGATTGGCCAGTATCTGCAAAATGATTCTTCTGAGCCAGAGAATCATTTTGCAGATAATATTTGAAAATATTGCGTTTGCATCTTCAAAGAAGAGGCAATTCGCTGATTGATTAAATGGCGTCGTAAATGACAACCTTTTCGAAGAAGACTCTGAACTCGTCTAAAAAGGCTATGTGTATAGGGTGGGCCTGGTAAACATCATGACCAGCAAGGTCTTCAAAGAATACAATCTCCGAAAAGGTATAAGTTGTATCCACAACTGCGCGGTCAATAGGAGCAGGAACCCCTATATGAATTTTAGTTACGGTTTCTATCTTTTCTAAAGATTCAAGACCTTTTCTGAATGCATCTTTTTGTGCTGCTGTGGTATCGGTTTTTAACCAGAATAAAACGTGGTGAGCTATCATAATATATTTTTATTTTTTCTTTTGCAAATGTAATAACCTTCTCCAGTATACAAGAAAAACAAACAGGCCCAGGGGATATTGGATGAATACTTTGATTTTTATATGTTATATTTAGGTATTAAAAAATAATCAAATGATAAAACTTGGTCTTCTCCTAACTAATCAGTACAGATTATTAAGCGTAGCAGCTATACTGGATGTCTTTGAAACAGTCAACAAACTGTATCTTCAGGACGGACATCCGGCTCCTTTTCAAATTGATTTGTTTTGTAGTGATGACAGTCTGTTAAGCAATCCCGGTACCTATTTTTATGGCTACCAGCCGCTGTCTATTCAAAGTTCAGCTAAACAAGACCTGATTTTAATCCCTTCGTTTATCAATGAAAATATTCAGCATGCTATTGCTGAAAACTATCCGGCCATTACCTGGTTGAACCAGCAATATGCAGCAGGCGCGGAACTGGCCAGTTTTTGTACTGGTGCTTTTCTCTTAGGTGCAACAGGGCTGCTCAACGGAAAGATTGCAACCACCCATGTGGATGCTTGTACAGAATTTGCCACTGCATTTCCCGAAGTCAGTCTTCAGGCAGATAAGACAGTTACCCAGGACGGCAGGTTGTACACCAGCGGTGGGGCGACATCCAGTTTTCATTTGATGCTGCATCTTTTACAGATACATTGCGGAAACACAATCGCAATAAAAATTGCGAAACTTTTTGCCATAGATATGGACAGACATACGCAATCCTATTTTAATACTTTCCAGATTTCCAGAAAACACAATGATAATCTGGTTGCTATGGCGCAGCAAAAAATAGAAATGGCTTATCATAATACCGGAACTATTGAAGAAATGATTAAAGATATACCTGCCAGCAGGAGGAATATAGTCCGGCGCTTTAAACAGGTTACCGGAATTACATTAATTGAATACTTGCAGCAGACCCGTATTGAAGCCGCAAAAAAACTTTTAGAACAAACCGTTGAACAGATGACGGAAGTAATTTATAAATCAGGATATAATGATCCTAAAGCTTTTAGAAAAGTGTTCAGGAAAACAGTTGGGATGACACCGAGTGAATACCGTGATAAATTCTATTTAGGAACAAGAGCCTGACCACGCAATGAACTGGAACAACAATAAAGTAATTGCCCATCGGGGCGCTTTTAAAAAGAATAACCTGCCTGAAAATTCAATCGCTTCCTTAAAAGAGGCGATCAGATTAAAATGTTACGGGTCTGAATTTGATGTGCATTTGACTAAAGACAATTTAATTGTTGTAAATCACGATGAAGATTTTCAGGGGATCCCGATTGCATCTTCCACTTATGCTGAACTGAGGCAAAAAACGCTACACAATGGGGAATACCTTCCAACTCTGGAAACCTACCTGGGAGAAGGAATAAAGCAGGACCACACGAAATTGATTCTTGAAATTAAAGTGGCCGCGAACCTTTTGGATACATTAACCCTGACTGATGCGGTGTTTGCAATGGTGCAAAAAATGAATGCCGGAGCGTGGATAGAATACATTAGTTTTAGCTATGAGGCACTGTTGCGGATATTACAGCATGATCCTGCTGCAAAGACTGCATTTCTGGCTGAAATTAATGATGAACTTCCTGTTGAAACCTTAAAAAGAGATCATATCCGGCAGGCGGATTATGACTTCAATATTTACCAGACCGGAGACTGGTTTAACAGAGCTCACAGTCTGGGGATGACGATTAATGCGTGGACCGTTAATGATAAAAAAGATATGTTAACCTTATTGGAAAACAAGATCGATTTTATCACTACTAACGAGCCGGAGTTGTTGCTTAGTTTAACCAGTCAATGTTGATGGTTTGGTTTAATCTGCTTATTCATAGCTGATTAACGCGCAGGGCTAATGCCTTTGTAAATAAAATTATGAATGGCTGCTGTCGTAACTTTCAGGTCAGCTGATAAGTACCAGATATTATTTACCCTGATACCTTTGCTGGAAGAATCCAGCGGAAACCTTGCCTGTTCGATAGTTTTGCTTTTTGAATTCAGAATATCGCCGCCAATTTTAAAGAGGTTCATACCTGATAAACTCGTTTCCATATTCGGTAAAATCTGGTTCATAAATACCGGGTATAATGCCGGGCCTGCACCTTTCATCTTGTTAAACAGCGCAATCAGGACGGTTCTTTGTCTTTCAGTCCGTTCATAATCGCCACGCCCAACTGCTCTGATCCGGGTATAGGCAACGGTTTGTCTGCCGTTTAATACCTGGATACCAGGATTGGTTACATTAACAGGAGGAATATTTTCAATAATAGAGATCTCTTTCAGGTAATTATTCAGGTAAGGGATTTCCTCAGGTTTAACATTGATTTCTACGCCACCAAGTGCATCGATCATTTTGGCAGTTCCGAAAAAATCAACATTGATATAATCCTGAATGTCCATATCAAAGTTCTGATTAATAGTCTTAATAGCCAGCTGAGGGCCTCCTAAAGCAAATGCAGCATTGATCTTATCCATTCCTTTGCCTTCTATATTCACATAGGTATCGCGTAATATAGACGACATTTTGATCTTCTTGGTTACCTGATCAATGGTAATAATCATGATCACATCAGAGTTCCCTTCCTGGCTTTTATCCCGTCTGTCTACCGCGAAAAGAGCAAGGTTGATGGGCGGGTTAGCAATAGCCGCAATCCTTTTTTGTGTTTTTGGTGAGATGCCAAGTGCAGCCGGGGTTTTGATCAGTTTAACTACAGGACGCGGAACTGTTGTTTCGGCAGCAGTGCTGGTAACCGCGGTAGGTAAGCCGGTAGTAACTGCGGTAGTGTCTTGTGCTGAAACTGTAAAAGAAATTGTACTGAACAGAACCAGGCTTAAAAAGATATATTTCATAATAACAGGGTAATCATTAAGTTAATTATTTGTAATCAATGTATTACCTGCAAATTATGTGCTAACTAATTCGCGCAGGAGATATTGTTTTGACTTTCAGTGGGGCTTTAATCCGGGCAAATTCCCCTGTTTTGGACACTGGGGGTATAAATTTTACAGTTAGTTGAGATAATTCCCCTAATTTTTATGCTCCTGGGGTGTTTATTGCCAAATCGGGAAATTAAAAATTAGGTTATCTTTATAAAACATCAATCATATCAAATTAAAGGAATGCATCTGTCTTTATTGCGTTGAATCGATTGATTGCTAATATTCCGGGGTTTAGGTTAAATAAATTACCCTGTTTAAGCCTTTAATTTGTTGTTTTTCCAAAGGACTCCTTCATGAATTACATTTCACAGCTGATTTTGGCAGGATATTGGGAATATAGAATGTAAATACAATAGGTACTGATAATTAGAAATTATTTTATCAATCTATATTAAATTATAAAACTGATGTTTATTTTAATTCGTAATTGTTGATAGGATGTATAACTTGCATACTAAACTGAATAATATTAATCTACATCTTAATACCCCTTTAAATGGAAAATGTCTCATTTGGTAAAAAGCAAATCTTAATAGTTGATGATGAGCCAAGTATCTTAAAATTACTCAACTTTATCCTGTCAAAACAGTACACTGTTCATGCGAAGGAGAGTGGTTATAAGGCTCACTTGTGGTTAGAGGAAGGAAACTTTCCTGACATTATTATTCTGGATTTACACATGCCTCATTTTGATGGTACTTCTTTTCTGAAAAGTATTAAGATCAGTGGTTATTACCGGGAAATCCCTGTTATTATTTTATCAGCAGCAGAAGATCTGGATAAAATTGTTGCAAATTTGCCTTTCAAAGTAGAAGCACATTTTCCGAAGCCATTTAACCCGGAGAGTTTGAAAAACGAAATTGCCAGAGTATTAGCCACATTAACAACTGCTATTTAAAGAAACAATGGATTATAATTACAAAGGAATAAGGTTGGTTTACTGCGGTACTGAACTTTCAGCTGAATCAGCTGCGATTCTGGGGCAGGAGTATAATATTTTCAACCTGGATGACTCCTCCAAACTAGAGGCCTATTTAAGTTCTTTATCATTGTTCTCGACACCTGATGTGATTATGATCGAGGTCAAAGAACAGCAGGAAGAAACAGTCTTTGCCATTATTGCGAAGATTAAAAATAATCCGTTAACCAGCGGACTGATTATTGTATTGCTGGCACAGCAACATGATATGAAGTTAAGGGCAAGGGCAATCAAGGCGAAAATACACGATTTGTATTTCCTTCCTTATCAAATGGAAGATCTAAAAGACAGGCTGAATTTTTTAATCAAATTTAAACTGATCAAGCCGAATATTGAACAGCTTTCCGTGATTAAAAAACAGAAAGAATATATTATACCGACAACCAAGCGGATCTTTGATGTGGTTGCTGCCGGCGGAGTATTGCTGGTTTTATCGCCATTTCTGCTGATTGTCGCTTTATTTATCAAACTGGATTCAAAAGGGCCTGTCATCTATAAAAGTAAAAGAGTGGGTACAGGTTATAAGATCTTCGACTTTTATAAGTTCAGATCTATGAAAGCCGGTGCAGATAAAGAACTGAAAAATTTATCGGCGCTGAATCAGTATGCTGATGATGGAAGCGGTACCAATGCATTTGTGAAAATCAAGAATGATCCACGTGTAACTAAACTGGGGAATTTCTTAAGAAAATCCAGCATAGACGAAATTCCGCAGTTACTGAATGTACTGAAAGGGGATATGTCTTTAGTAGGAAACAGACCTTTGCCTTTATATGAGGCAGAAATGTTAACCTCCAATGAATGGTCAATGCGGTTTTTAGGCCCCTCAGGTCTCACTGGCTTATGGCAGATCAGCAAAAGAGGAAAAGCGGATATGTCTGATACAGAACGTAAAAAACTGGATAACTTTTATGCAAGGAATTACTCGGTATGGTTTGATATGAGTATCATGTTAAAAACCTTCCCTGCTTTATTCCAGAGAGAAAAAGTATAAATAGATAAAATCAACCCTATTAATAATCAACTAAAATAATAATCAAATGAAAAAAGTATCTGCTCTCACAGTTCTTTTACTATCGTTTCTATGCCTGCACGTATCTGCACAGGACTCGATTATCGGAGACATCAATTACGGTATGCTGGAAAAATATATCCAGGCTGCAAAAGAAAATTATCCAAAACGTAAGATACTTAAAGCACAGGAAGACGCAATTAAAACTGGTATAGCTGTAGCGGAAATATCTTACCTTGATATGTTCAGTGCTTCTTATTTTTACCGTCCGGGTGATAAACAGGCAATCAGCAATCCAGGAGAGACTTCAAATCCGTATATTGTAAATGGTATTCAATATGGTATCAGTTTAAATCTGGGTGCTTTTTTACAGAAACCATTTTTAGTTAAACGTGCAAAAGCTGATTATAAAGTTGCTCAGTTACAAACCGCAGATTACGATTATGCCTTAGTAAACGAAGTAAAAAAGAGATATTATACCTATATTCAAATGTTAAGTGAGCTGAAAATTAAAACTCAGACTGCACAGGATAACAATGGGGTAGCTGAAAATCAACGCCGCAGATTTGAAAAAGGTGAAATTCCATTGGACGCTTATAATGGAAGCAGAGTTCAGTTGTCAGATTCTAATTCTGCTAAAATACAGACTGAGGTGAATTTTCTGAATGCTAAAGATGCATTAGAAGAGATAATTGGCAGAAAACTTACCGACATTAAATAAAATAATTCAAGTTTATTACTGAAAATGGACATTCAAAGATTTTTAAAGCTACTCAAAAGATATATATGGATACTGATACTGGTACCTGTAGTCGCTGCCGTTATCACTTATTTTCTATCTAAAAATATTCCTAAAGAGTATAAATCTCAGGTTCAGATTTCTACTGGTCTGGTAGATCAGTCTAAACAATTGTCTTCACAGACACAGAACGATTATTTCAAGACCAGCCAGCAGTTCAGTAATATCATCGAAAAGATGAAAATGAGAAAGATCATGAGTATCCTTTCTTATAATCTGATTATTCATGATCTGGAAAATCCGAAAGCTGCTTTCAGAAAATATAGTCCTAAACTGGATTCTCTTTCTGCGGCGCAGAAATCGGAATTGCTGAATACTTACAAGCAAAGACTTGCGCAAAAGATCCCGGTTACTGTTTATGATAACAAAGGGAAATTCAAATTATATGATATCCTGCAATCGATGGGTTATGGTGAAGCAGCACTGAATAAAAAAATGATGATTTACAGACCTGATAACAGTGATTTTGTAAATATCGATTTTACTTCAGAGAACCCGCTTTTATCTGCTTACCTGGTTAATACGTTAGCTACTGAATTTATCAGCAATTATAGTATTGACGTTTATAACAATCAGAATAACTCTATAGCAGTGCTTGATTCCTTACTGAAAAAGAAGGAAAGAGAAATGAATGCTAAAAATGGGGCATTGAAAGGCTTCAAAATGAAAAATGGTGTACTGAACCTGAACGAACAGGCGGCTACGGTTTATTCTCAGATTTCTCAGTATGAGGAAAGAAAAGCACAGGCGATCCGTGATATTCAGGCAAACCAGGGGGCACTTTCTGCGATCAACAGTAAGCTCAGAGGGGTCGGAGATCCGTACATGGGCGGAACTGTAGTAGAAGATAACAATACGATCCTGAATTTAAAAAGCGAATTGAAAGCTGCGAATGACCGTTATATAGATAACAGTTTCAGACAGTCTGATAAACGTAAAGTAGATTCTTTACAGACTTTAATATCCAGACAGTCTGCAAGAAATTCTGATAAGAATGTAGTAGATCCGCAGATTGCGAAACAAGGATTAATACAGCAAAAAAATAACCTGGACATTTCAACAGAGCAGATTAAAAACACGATCAGCTCTATTGATAAACAACTGGCAAAACTGAAAGGACAATACAATACGATGGTTCCTTTTGATGCCGGGATACAAAATTATGAGCGTGATGCTGATATTGCGACAAAAGACTATATGGCTGCATTGGAACGGACCAATACAAGCCGTACAGAGCAAAATACAGGTTTAAAACTTCAGGTTGCGCAGGTTGGTTTACCTGGTTCTGCCGAAGCTTCAAAAACTATTGTGTATATCGCTTTATCGGGTATTGCTACTTTTGCAGTTTGTTTCTCTCTTTTGGTACTGTTGTTTTTAACAGATCACTCTATCAATACCATTCACCAGTTAGAGGCTGCGACCAAAATGCGTGTATTGGGTAGTTTGAATTACATTCCTGAGCAGGTTACAGATATCAAATCGATCTGGAATGATACTAAAAATAATAACTATACGATCCATAAAGATTTGCTGAGATCATTAAGATTTGAGATTGGTGATGAAATGGCGAAGGAAGACAGCCGCGTACTAGGGATTACAAGTTTAGGTGTAGGGGAA
It encodes:
- a CDS encoding putative quinol monooxygenase codes for the protein MSFYLTAIIKSTPGNAEQLKAILKTLVSGSKSEAACLQYDLHQAQEDPNLFIFHEEWTSKEDWDLHNVTPHIKKFAADAATILDGAPIIHITKRAG
- a CDS encoding helix-turn-helix transcriptional regulator — protein: MDIIKKINEIAVTYFEDNNSKFAAALGTNEANIRNYRSKIVPKVEFIVKLCNDLDISFEWMFNDSGEMKKVKKDADVSLTYPVVAGVYPPAAGISNNLQHHQGIPLYEMNPAGNLFDFFNQPPNIIDYIQIPKLPKSDGALYILGESMYPLLKSGDIVIYKKVNNLKEGIYYGEMYLLSIHIDGDDTTLLRYVHHSEKGEDYIRLISHNTTYAPKDISMEYVKAMALIKAGIRINTMM
- a CDS encoding DinB family protein, with the protein product METILLDTDRTLTTLLQVVSSFDEEELNKIPFSDSWTAGQVVQHLILANTGFIEVMQGPVKDADREPDQLVAQIRADFLNFDTKMKSPDFILPLPISYSKQRQLGTLENIKSSLINLIQTMELDKICLTFELPGYGFLTRIEAIYFVNYHSQRHTHQLNNIYQYLSEV
- a CDS encoding VOC family protein, which translates into the protein MAMFKDVNAFSGFSVKEIAEAIKFYRDTLGLEISQTMGQLVLHIAGGGTVFVYAKPNHVPATFTVLNFPVINLQDSMNELRKRGIEFIIYKEEGFETDDLGVFHGGGPKIAWFKDPSGNILSVLEKADADKN
- a CDS encoding GlxA family transcriptional regulator, with the translated sequence MIKLGLLLTNQYRLLSVAAILDVFETVNKLYLQDGHPAPFQIDLFCSDDSLLSNPGTYFYGYQPLSIQSSAKQDLILIPSFINENIQHAIAENYPAITWLNQQYAAGAELASFCTGAFLLGATGLLNGKIATTHVDACTEFATAFPEVSLQADKTVTQDGRLYTSGGATSSFHLMLHLLQIHCGNTIAIKIAKLFAIDMDRHTQSYFNTFQISRKHNDNLVAMAQQKIEMAYHNTGTIEEMIKDIPASRRNIVRRFKQVTGITLIEYLQQTRIEAAKKLLEQTVEQMTEVIYKSGYNDPKAFRKVFRKTVGMTPSEYRDKFYLGTRA
- a CDS encoding NAD(P)H-dependent oxidoreductase, coding for MENQKIFVINGGQVFGHSGGRFNNTIFNATLNFFKSQPGFEIRSTDINDEYDPAQEVENYVWADVVIYHTPIWWFQVPNGLKKYIDVVFTEGHQKGIYRSDGRSSANPNINYGTGGSLHGKKYMVTSSWNAPATAFTLPGEFFGQRSVDDGVLFGFHRMNAFTGMKPLPGIHFHDVEKNADIVNDMKLYQEHLTNTFINQKQEYEFLSNSNN
- a CDS encoding FecR family protein, translated to MKLKDEGEEQQQRKTMFLLGYQFWVKIAAVFLFFGVGAWLYSSQFSTQELLFLTKDTVQADTLTDGSVIVLNKQSLLRYPEKFRGARRQVWLTKGEAFFTVAPDPEKPFIIHTGSTTIKVAGASLNVKNRKGSIAVIVGKGTVQVSKSGKTVTLNAGEKVLIRQSSTQLLKENNTDQLYSYYRSGGFIAEGVPLWRMVEVLNEVYNSNISIDNKGAKNRLLTGTLKNVSLEAVLAAICRNTNLSVKRKNNQIILY
- a CDS encoding Dabb family protein, with the translated sequence MIAHHVLFWLKTDTTAAQKDAFRKGLESLEKIETVTKIHIGVPAPIDRAVVDTTYTFSEIVFFEDLAGHDVYQAHPIHIAFLDEFRVFFEKVVIYDAI
- a CDS encoding aldo/keto reductase, coding for MEYRKLGNTELNLSAITHGAFAIGGTMWGGNEKQDSIDAIHASLDHGVTSIDTAPFYGFGLSEELIGEAIKGRDRSKIQLLNKFGLVWDGSNNGKGEFFFDAGADGKSIPVYKYASKSNIIKEVEEGLKRLGTDYIDLLQLHWPDATTPIDETMEALDQLIAQGKIRAAGVSNYSLDQLKEAQKTISLASNQISYSMLNRAIEKEIVPYTVENNIGIIVYSPLERGLLTGKYFKDAKLKSNDHRNGYFGQFNPEKVKALLQTIEPIAASKNATVAQVVLRWTTLQPGVSIVLAGSRNAAQAIDNAKTMDITLNPDELNSLNKAVELVG